Genomic DNA from Canis aureus isolate CA01 chromosome 4, VMU_Caureus_v.1.0, whole genome shotgun sequence:
ACTTGGCTGGCCACCCCACAGACCTTGTGCCCAGACCCCCCCAGACCTTGTGCTGGTTAGGGGGTCTTGTGCTAAACACTTGATGGCACTGCTGAATCAatgcttttctccattttctccacCTGTCCTTGCACAATGCCTCACTGATTGGAGCTCTGAAAACATGCACAGACAGGTCAACTAGGCCAGCCCAAAAGGTCCTACTGATCCCCAGGGCACTCAACAGGCTTCTCAGTGTCTGCTCAGCTGCCCTCCACAATGAAATTCTAATCTTCAAAACAGAACAGTTGCTTTCAGACACACCCTGTGACagctaccttttattttttttttaaatgtcttatttatttatttatttatttagaaagagaatgtgtgggtgtttgtgtgtgtgtgtgagagagagacacacacacagagacagagacagagagagaggacacagagagagacagagacagagagagaggacacacacaagtggaggggaggggcagaggaagagggagaagcagagttcccgttgagcagggagcctgatgcagggcttaatcccaggatgctgagatcatgacatgagacaaaggcaaatatttaaccaactgagctacccaggcgcccctgacagGTACCTTTTTAGTTAGCATTTCAGTGTATCTCAGTGTTGCCCTGCAATACAGTAACCACGATCTAAGCAAGGTGAGATACGGAAGGGCTCTCCACAAGCCTTCAGCCAGGGGCTTGCACATCAGGCCAATGACTGCTACGGGAGAGGCACAGAAGAAGCTGGGAACTTCGCTGATTcgccctcctctctccctgtgtttttGGAATGTTTAAGGGGAACCGATGGGATACTTGGCCCTTCAAGGCTCAGATTTCCAGGGTAGAATGGCATTTCAGCCACCTGATCAATCAATCCATTTGGTATACACCTCCACAGGACTTCCTCCTccaaacaaagaagaaagctCAGGGCAGGGTCCTCCTTCTGATCACACCAGGATAGTATTACAAAGTGCTTTCTCATGCATAGCATTTGGTTTTCCTGACAATCCTGGCAGGAAGAAATGACTACTCCTGGTTCCCAGAAGTGGGAGCTGAGGCAGTGAGCAACTGTGACATGCCCAAGGCCAGGGCTGGAGATGGCAGACCGCCTCTATCCTCTATGTATCAGGTGCTCCCTGAGAACACCTCATTCCTAAGATGCTCACAGTTCCTGCATTTAGTCCTCCTTTTCATTCAAAAGTCATCCCCTGGGTGATGAACATGTGCCAGACATGGTGCCGGGTGCTGGGGTGCAATGgagccctgccctcccagagcaCACCATATAGAGAGATCACACTTTGGGTAAATGGACAATTACAGCACTATGAAATAAGAATTAGGCTAGGGTCCGAATGGGGTCCCacaagagcagagggaaggggcatCTAACCTAGAAGGGAAGTTGTGGGTGAGACAGCAGAGAAAGTTTCTCAAAAAGAGTGACTCCTAGACTAAGTTTTCCTAGCCAAGTAGGAATGAGGTACAGGAAGGGCTAGAGCCGAAGTGGGACTAACAGGCACCTTAGAGGTTTTGCCTTTATCAGAGGAGCAAAGGGAAGCCCCTCAGGACTCTCAACAAGGGAATGGACGACTGACTTGAGTCTGAGATGGCTCGTACAAGTCATGGGAGAACAGGTCTGGAGAAGTAAGACTGAGGTAGGTGTATGAGTCAAAAGGCTCAGTAGGTGGCCAAGGAAGGATGGTGCTGGCCTAGGGCAGGGGTCAGGCTTGCAGCAGTAGGCTAAAGTGAAGTGAGCTGATTTAAGGGATAAGAAGGAGGAAAATCCACATTCTCACCcattaatgtaaaaaaaacccccaaacatcCAGTGCTCCCTGGCTTCCATCCTCCCCCACATACCAGCAATTGGGCAGGTTGAGGGTTATGCTCCCTTGGATATTAGCTCCAAATTGCAGGTACCCCAGACACCCCAGACTGATGTAGAGGGCAGTGATGATGGTCATTCCCATGTATAGGATGAGCGGAAATTTCTGGGgatccttcattttgttttcaaggGGCAGAACCTAGGAGaatagcaagagaaaagagaaaacacaggaaaaagcAACATTAAGGCCaaaataaattgtaatattttcagaaaaagtaaCTGCTTTATCCCCAGGATTTCCCCAAAAGCACATCTATCTTTTACTAGACAAATAAACAAAGGCAGGTTATTTCCTTAGAGCTGAAGAAGACACAAGAGCCTGCCGTGGAAGCAGAGAAATCCTGAAAGGAGAAGGCAGGCCAgagctctgcctcctgctccaggATCCCCATGGGCTGGGGGTGCTCTCTGCTCCAGGCACAGCCACATGGCAGCTGCATCAAAGGGGAACAGACCTTGTCTGAGATCACAGCTCTGCTAACCggctcaaagaatacaaaatgtaGGTCAGGGAAAACTGCCACTCTAGTTTCCAGAAATTGTTTCATTACCTCCAAAAGAGCAGGTGCCAGCAATGACATGTTAAATCTCTGAGTTAGAGAAATAGAAGTGCTAGGGGCGTCACGAGGTAGACCATAGGGAGATTCAAGTTGGCAAAAGTACAATAAAACCCACTTTCCAGATTCCTATTCCAAACCACTGATCTTGCCACCCTCTCCCTCACAGGAGGGGACAttccaaagcaaagcaaaggCCCTTTTGAAGACTGGTTCATTTAAGGAACAGGGAAAATGGAAGGTATTGTTGATAAGCTGCACAATCTGTTATCAACTACATTTGGCACGGCTGACAAGGAAAAGCAATGCAGAGCAATGTCTAGCCATCCCATAATGAGCAAAGCATCTCTGATCTTGTCATGACACTCCTTTTCCTTGAATACCTGCAGCCATGAGGCAGAGTGGGTCTGTGCCAGACATACCCTGGCAGATGCCACGGGCCTGCTACAGGTCCAGAGCTGTGAGGGATGCCATGGCTCCCTATTTCCTGCCAGGGCCTAAGCaccgcaccccctcccccaccagctcAGGGGGCTCAAGCTTGTTGATCCGCATCCAACTAGAAACAGCTTCTATGCTTTCCTTCCATTACCTTTTATGGAGAGTCTAGAGAGCCAGGGGGCAAGCAGCCCATCTCCTCCATGTCTGCCAGGCCTGGGCCAGTGGCACAAACACAGAGGAAGTACAATGACAATGAGCAGGGGCCCTTCGCCTGGATGCACTCAACAGCCCTCAAGTCCACACTAAGTGTTAGAACAGCAGTGTTCCCTCCCTTGTAAAAATAGAAAGCACAGAGAAATCTTGAAGTAACAGATAATGATTAGAGAATGAGTCCACAGCCAAACCTGGGCTATTGAAATGAAGCAAAGAGCATCTCCTGCATTGCACTGTTGAGGAAAAGTGATAAATTCAGTACAATGTTACTCAAGAACCCAGGGTCTCCAGGCAGCTTCCCACATTTAACTCAATCTTTTCTTTCCAGTCCCACATACTTGCAGCCTCTTTCTCACTGCTGCAATATGGGCCATTTCATGCTGCGGCCCCAACAGCAGggaaacatttttgtttgtgAGTCAAGGAGAGACACTCTTCCCGCGCACTGAGCAGCCCCaagaaagagcaaagggaaaggtGCAGAACCTCAGGTCAACAGCTTACACACTGATCCCTTAGAGAGCCTCCCCTGTGAGGTTAGAGCCCTAACCCATTCCTCAATACCACTGGGCCAATTTCTAAGTATTGTcacaaaaaaaatctgtccaGCTTCTAGGTTTTCTCAGAAGTGTATAAAGTGATAGACAAAGCAAAAGGGGATAAAAAGATAATCCATGAAAGGAAGTGTCTTCCCTTTCCCTACGCTCTTGGCCAGCAgtactaataatttttttcaaagaataactCCAgacttttattatgaaaaatataagtaaaaatcaAATTAGGTACAACTGAGTGGCAGATTCCTCTCCTTAAAGGGAAGAATTGGGTGAAATCACAGTAATGATGGGGGAAGCTAAGCCAGGAGTGAAGGTGAAGGTTATctacacatacaaaaatacaaCACTCCAGTGTTCCAAGGCAGAGAGATGATTTGTGTGTTTATTGATTTAATAATAAGTCAATACtattattactaaaaataaaaaattatttaatgcaCACTATGTGTCAGGGACTACGTGAAGCAATTCACACATATTTAATCCTAGCAACTACTAATCATTAAGTTTACCTCTCAGAAGTAAACAATGAATGTGTAACAGAGGGGGTTGAATGTAAACATTCCCAAATcacattcaatttattttcacaAGCTAGAGCTGGGAAACTCCAGTGAGATCCCTGAAATGCTGTCCATTAGCTGGCCAATAAGTTTCAGAAGATATTTTCTAATAGCATTTCCTCAGCCTTCCATAAAGCAGACCTCAAGGACACCAAGGACAACAGATGATCACAGTGAAACTCTTACCATCCCAATGCCTTCAAATGCAAAAATGGCTGTGCCAAAGAACAGAGGATAGGTCTTCCAGGATGCCACCAAGGGAAGGCGGCTGGGGTCTGGGATattctgaaagagaaaacaaagtaaatgTTATACAGAGATTCGAGATTTAAACTCCAACATTGGAGAGGTCGTATCTTTTCCTAAATCCAAGATCTTCTGAAGGAAGAGAGTCTGATACCTGACAGATGATTTGAGGACatttagcttttctatttttttccccttcaggcTGAGAAAACCCTACCTGCTTCAGGGAAAGACTATATAGCCCTTTTTGTACTACAAAAAACTCAAATACTGCATTTTGCATAAAAAAGTCACATTCTTTCATTAGGTAAGCTCATCCCCAGAAATTTAAcctaagtaggaaaaaaaatcaagatataaaaagaaatagaacaaagttATTTAATAGTAActaaaaacaacctaaatattccCAAACAAGTGAAACAGGTTTAGCTTACTGCACATCAGCCATACCACAGAATATTATgcactattttaaaagtaaaaattgagaTAGCTAAGCAGCACATGAAAAATTACTTATGAAATAATAGTGAAAacatcaactttttaaatttacatattcaCTATAACACAACTACATAAATACTCCACACAGATAAAGCTGGAAGAAAAGTTGGAAGATTTTtaagagagttcttttttttctttctttctttctttctttctttctttctttctttctttcttctttctttctttcttttcttgtgaatGAGTTTGGACACTTGAAACgttttatttataaacacattAACAGAAGTCCTGGAACATTTAGGAACAGAACagcaaaaaaaagcatttaaaaatagaggCAAACAAAAATCATGGCAATTGTTAACTGCGGATACAATGTAAAGATGTACAAACAAGCAAGGAGGTGCAGACACAGAATCCTCCATGGCTCACCACTGAACAATAGCCCCCATAATGGATAGCATGGAAGGGACAGGACTCAGTGTGGGACTGAAGCTTCTGTCCATTCAGAAGTGGTTTTTTCAACCACGCTCATGCATTGCTTACATTAAAATaagaattgattttaaaactgCCTTTACaatgttttaaaactaatttaactGTAGAGGCATTTAGATAAATATGGGGCATGCTCTAACAGTATAACAGAATCATATCAGTGAACGAAAAGAGATCTAATATTAACCTCTGTAACAGGCTTCTCTTTGAAAGTTTTCAAAGCAATTGCTTTGTTATACCATAGTCTccctaaaatagaaataatttttaaaatacttttttcccctgAACCCCTGCTAATAAAGATCTCTTTATAAGAAGTATTTCAGTATTTGGAATGAAGACagactaataaatatttttgctctGCAATGAGACAAAGAGTGAAATTGGCCTGTAATTATTCTTGAGTCACAGTGCAACCTAAGTTCTGGAAACAGGAGCGATCTGTTGGTTAGTGGATGACTATTGCTCAGGTTCATACATCAGATCTGGCTGAGTTATCAGAGAGAGAATTTCAGAATACATGTCTGGGAATACTAAGgtgaatgagaaaaacaaaaggaatctgTAATTCTACATACTTAATGATTCCTACTAACTTAGAGCCCAatccattaaatgaaaaaagtttaaTGTGCAAAGAAACATACATATTAAAATCagcttattatctttttttaaaagattttatttatttattcacgagagacatagagagaagcagagacataggcagagggagaagcaggctccatgcagggagcctgatgcgggactttattccgggactccaggatcatgctctgggccaaaggcaggcactaaactgctaagccacccagggatcccatcagcTCATTATCAACAATACTGTCTCCTCAATTCTATGATACTATTAATTTTAGTGATAAcaactttttgagaaaatgcTGTTAAATGTACATAAAAATTGCAAGATATACTCCAATTTTGGAAACACTGTAACTGTGAAAAAATTGCATCTCAGAATTAAGGAAATGCAGTGATAAATACAATTATTGGGAGCCCCCTCTGGGTGAAGCACTCTGCTCAGAACTATGCCATCTGTCAGTCCAGGTGATGAAGATATGGGGAAACCTGAACAGGTGGAAGACCTGAGTCAGCTTCCCGGGATGGCACACGCATGACGAGCAAGAGCACCAGTTACACACATGCTCAggactgggaaaaaaaattcagaaacacCGGACAGTGGGAGAAGATGCCAAAATGAGATAGTAGTTAAAATAGCATCAGCAACAAAAGTGACCCGAAGGGAGCATCTTCACCTATGTATCACTTCAAAATGAAGCTGCTCAACGCACAGCCAAACCACTGTTCTCCCAAGCTGCCCCCAGAGCAGAGAGCACTGTGTGATCACACAGGCAGCTCCTGACTGAGTCCAGAGGCAGGCTCATACTCACTCTCAAGAAATCAGCAGGGTGCCTCATCTGCAAGTGCAGGTTGCATGATCCACAGACAATGCTCTGAATGAGCACTGCCTTCACCTGGGTCTGAGACACTGTTGGAACCCACATTCCCATCCCAGGCTTCAGTTCATGGCAGCCACTATTGTCCAATGATCCACAGTGCTTTAAAACTAAATGTAGCATGTGTACACATCTGTGTGAGGTGACCTAGCTCATTTTAATGTCCACTGCAGTGTGTCCTAAGCACTGATTGAGATCTCTAATTACAAAGTTAAATCATGCATTTATTTGCCCTCCTTAGTTTAACTTAATTTGCCAGAGGTAGAGAAGGAAACTCTCTAGAAATGGTCAATCATGCGTTCAAAGGCCTGCCTTCCATTCCCATAAAAAAGAACAGGACAGGGATAGCAATTTATTCTGTTTGTAAATACTAGTTCTGTAGAAGAAGAGTCAATATCTGCCACTCATTTGACTTCTTAAGACAGGGAAAAATCAGTAAATGCTCACTGAGTACAGTGTTAATCTAAATTCATTATGTCATATCCTCAGTTCAGGAAATGTTATTTTACAACGCACTGTTTTCCTAGAAACCATATCAGTGATTGACCGGGTCACTGTTCAGCAGACTGTGTGAAAATGAGTCAATGTTCATCTGTCAGGCtgaccaaaattaaaaagattgatacATCTAGTGTTGGCTACATATGCACTATGGGAGTCTATATGAAATTGGTAAATGGCTTCAGGAAAAAGCAACATggtaatataaaaattcaaaagtgCAAACTCTTTAGCAACTAcatgtctaataaataaataccttggAGGAGTATTTATACATGTCTACAGAAAGGAAGGCCTGAGAATATTCACTGTCATAATACTAAAATAACACTAAAAACTATAAGCAACGTGATGGTCCACTAACTGGGGACTGGTCCAATGAACTATGGCACATCTATTCTCTGAAATGCTATGTAGCAATGAAAAAGGAGGTAAAACCGTGTGTATAAATAGGGAAAGCTCCCTGAGGCTCtgttgagggaaaaaaagcaaggtaGATGAATactacatttaataattttaaaaattatgttaaacaCAAGACAAAACAtacttttgttttatgtatttctctACATACTAATATAGTGTGTAGATATATTCATAGGACCTAGACAAAATCAATCACATAGAGTGAATCCCtgagaaaaaaagactcaaggtAGACATGTGGTTTTCAACACTTGTGTTGCCTGCATTTTAATGAGTATGTACTGATGAGTTCTTGggggaattaaatttaaatacctttttttttaaagttatgcttCTATTCACTGgctttcacttttccttttctcaagtcTTGGCAAAATGCACTGTCTTGTCCATAAAGAGCTACAGTGTTTGAGGGCACACTTTTCTCAGCCTGGTCTTCTACCCAACGACAAATAGATGTCCTCTCTTGTACTATTCTACACGCCTGGCCACATGGGCTATGCAAGGGGAGGTACAATAACTGAGTTTATAAttttgacaaataaatatataactggactggtaaataattattttatctaaatattAAGTTAGagaacttgatttttatttttatcttaatatttttctattttcccattATACAATGATTCATGTATTAACATGAAATCTAAACCAGTTTAGATGTTTTAGATTTAGTGATCTCAATGGGGGTGAttttgcacacacatgcataccaACCCCACTCCCAGCATATTCTTcaatgtctggggacattttCGGTTGTCATAACTTGGGGAATGGCTGCTACTGGCACTTGGTGTGTAAAgatcagggatgctgctaaacgtCCCatgatgcacaggacagccccccatgACAAAAAGTGACCTGACCCAAAATGTCACTAGTGCCAAAGCTGAGAACCCCTAATCTAAATATACCACACGTAAATAACATATCCCTATTTATGTTCCACTTACTTGTTTGCTGCTTTGATTATataataggcagagggagagccttgGCTCTTCTTACCTGGACAATGAACTGGTAGAGCATAACCAGGCTAACTAGCATGGTGATGTTGGCCAGCAGAGAGAAGATGGACAGGGCTCGGAGGTTCCGGACAAAAACAAGCAGCAccaggaagggcaggaaggagagCATGTAGAGTCTCGAGTCCATGGTGGGCGTCAGAATCACCGTCTCATTGTTATGGCAGTTGTTGGTGGTCCCATTGGCCGCTTCTATCAcctaaaaggaagagaagaaatgcaaCAGGAAAGGCCTCTCAAATAACAAAGGCCAGTGGACCTCCCACCAAAAGGGTTTCCTAACTGAAGACTCAGTATGTGAACAAGGCCATATAGAAGCTGTAGTAGGAACCACTTTCCAAGATCTTCATAATTATCAGCAACCCAACTGTCTCAGCTGGGTTTGATCATATCTTACCTTAAGACAGGAGAATGGACAAGATATCTTGAAGTTTCGTAATGCCCTAGGTCTTtagatgaaattaaataaaacacacttttctatgtaaaatgttaaaatcttAATTCTTTTGTTGACCAAAACAGGCTTAGAAGGAATCCTAAACTCAAAGTCCACTCATTtcttgccattctctctctctctcttaactgGGGCCCTACCTGTTTAAAGTTGTCAgccaaaaagacaaaatagacaCAGCAGAATCCCAGCTGAGTGACAATCAGGAAGAAGTCCACAATGTGCCTGCagatggggaagggaagagagagtaCAATGATCAGAAGGATAAAAAGCAAGATTCCCAGACAGATAGGTGTTTGAACGGTACTTCTTTTTCCCAGGTCATCACAGACCCTTCCTAGCAGGTGACAAGAATTAGTGTGCCTTGATGAAAGGAGAAACTGTACTAGGTGCCACCAGTCTGGAGCTTTGGAGGAAGGTGAAGAAGGTCATATCTGTGTGGTGACTGAGGTTCCCTTCCTATGTCAAGAATGCTGCATGGGGTCAGGCAATCCTGAGATCAGAATGGCCAGAACGAAGCACACACACCAGGACCACAGACCAGCCCCTtggcctccctctccccatgGCCTGCCTATGCCATCTCATACTGTATGTTCTAAAGCTACAGGGAGCCCTCAGCATAAAGCCAAGGAAGTGGACTTCTTCATAGTCTCTGGATATGAGAATCAACCTGGATCTGAGAATCAACCTACTCTCACATAAATACACAGGAATAGATGTACCAGAACAGACTGCTGGTGGAAGCAGTTACAACAACCACTGGTGACAACCTAAAAGGtcatcaaaaggaaaatgaaatgacagACCATTCTTAAATGGAGTAGTATACAGCAGGGAAGAATATGTTAAACCTACATGTACTGATAGAGATATGTCTAGGATCTctaatacaaaaaaacaaatttccaaaCAGTATGCACAGTATGgtcaatttatattaaaaaaggtTAAGAACATGTGTACATTTGTATACACACAGAATATTCCAGAAGTATACCCATGCAACTATGACCAGtatgtacttttaattttcactttataaatgcctatcttgctaaaaaaaaaattcttttttaccATAAACACACAATAACCTCATTAAAGATAGAAAGTAAGGGAATAAGggaggagggatagagagagagaagagggattggggagaaagagaaagagaaaaacagggaaagacaggagaggagaaaagatggaaaggagggaagaagggaagaaaggatcAATCAacaaccaaccagccaaccaatCAACCTGCTAATCAATGTTGGCCACTTGGCACTATGGCTTCTCCCAGTCACAGAAAATGATCCtgctgaaaaaaatcacaaaataaaccTGCATCACAGGAGGAAGCTGACTTTGTGTGGAATTATAAAAAACTCCGATGACTACGAGAAGGGGTTTTCCTGGAGAACAGAGTTTTAATGtagttcaatttaaaaagaatagagaggagcctgggtggctcagttggttagtatccaactcttgatttcagcttgggccatgatctcagggtcatgagacagataGAGCCCCCTGGTCGGACTCTGTGatcaatggggagcctgcctgggatcctttctctctctctctttctccctctgccccacccccaccccatgtgcaccagctcactctctttctctcaaataaataaatctttaaaaaaaaaaaaaaagaatagaaaaggattCAGTCTCTGATATCAATTCTTTATCTTTAAACATATCATGTCCtcaaacaggaaacaaaaattagAGTATTTCCCTGTAGGCATTTGAAAAGTTACCATAAGGACAAATTTCCAAACACCCTCACCTCTTTCTTTCCCCATTAAACCATTTGTTCTAGCTCAGCTCACCCCTTCCTTGAGGCCTTCCTTCTCCTACCCAGTGCCCTGCCCTTAAAGCACCTATCATGTGGACTTCTCATCTGGCACAGGCAACAGTCCTTAAATCTCCTCCCTGTCTGAGCTCCTAAGATGCACTTCGATGCTCTCTACTGGGATAGACTATTCCTGATCTCTTGTCCTCTTGATCTCGAGCTTCCCACACACCTTTTTCCTTACAGAGACTATAAGTCCCTAGAGGGTCAGGACCACATAATTTACCCCAGGGGGATCCCCCTTCCCAATACCTAGAATTGTTCTGTACCACGTATAAGAAAGTGCTTAAATATCTTTACtaaacaaatgagtgaaataaaaaataatcactggTCATGGACTGCCAAAgcaatgaggaaaccaaggacCAGAAAGAAAGGGGTCACACAGCCAAAATGACTGCTGGCAGAGCTGAGGTAGAAGCCAAATCCACAGACTCAGTGCTCTTTCCACTGCTCACACTACATGTCACATTTCCCCACTCTGTCTGAAGGCCTCCACTCTGGGAGTTCACAGCAGCAACAACAGAAGAAACTggttacaaaaaaaggaaagaaagaaagaaaagaaagaaaagaaagaaaagaaaggaaagaaaggaaagaaaggaaagaaagaaagaaagaaagaaagaaagaaagaaagaaactggttaCCTTCCCCAATGTGCGTGGTTCCGGagccaggagctggggctggatTCCAGTCCATACATCACTGTGTCCCCATAGTCCACAAAGGGCTTGTTCAGTCTAAGacgggagagaaagaggaagggaagagtgTATGAATTCAACAAAAAGTGACAGAACAAACATAGTTCACCGATACCTGGGCCAATTCTCTACTTGTCACCCTGGTGAAACCACTGAGTCCTGTATCTAATGCTTTCAAGGATCAGAAATGTTAAGTCGACAGGCcagttactttctttcttttttttttttttttgccagttacTTTCTTATAAGCAACAACCATTTAGTAGAATCATTTCAGTGGGGGTAAATACTACAAAGCACACAAAAGTAGAATGTGGTCTTTGGCCACTGCACATAAGGAAATACGACAGATGgcaacaaactaaaaaagaacaaaactaacaAGGGAAAAGGAGTACTGCAATAATTAGCAGTCATCTTCAGTTAGCACAAAGAATTTAGAGTGGTCTGCTTAAGTCTTCTCTTTCACTGCTGGTAAAAGAACCCAAAAGGACAATTTGGCAGCTCAGAGGGCTCTCACCTGCGGCAGAAGTGGTGCGCACATCTCACCAGGATACTCATACAGTGCACAGCTACGATGCCTATCACCAGCAGGCTGAGGGGACCCATCTGGAGACAGGTGTTgcagataagagagagagagaagtagattgAATTAGGAGTGAGCCCAACAGAGATTGGATTTGCAAATGATCAAAACTCTACTAAGGCACCTTCCAGTGACAGAACTTCTGGCACAGCATTACAGAGAAAAATGTGATCCCAGTAGAGATTATTTCGGTGAGAAGGCACCATCTGAACCTTAGCAT
This window encodes:
- the SLC36A1 gene encoding proton-coupled amino acid transporter 1 isoform X1, which codes for MSTQRLRNEDYHDYSSTDVSPEESPSEGLNNFSSPGSYQRFGESNSTTWFQTLIHLLKGNLGTGLLGLPLAVKNAGILMGPLSLLVIGIVAVHCMSILVRCAHHFCRRLNKPFVDYGDTVMYGLESSPSSWLRNHAHWGRHIVDFFLIVTQLGFCCVYFVFLADNFKQVIEAANGTTNNCHNNETVILTPTMDSRLYMLSFLPFLVLLVFVRNLRALSIFSLLANITMLVSLVMLYQFIVQNIPDPSRLPLVASWKTYPLFFGTAIFAFEGIGMVLPLENKMKDPQKFPLILYMGMTIITALYISLGCLGYLQFGANIQGSITLNLPNCWLYQSVKLLYSIGIFFTYALQFYVPAEIIIPFFVSRVPEHWELVVDLFVRTVLVCLTCVLAILIPRLDLVISLVGSVSSSALALIIPPLLEITTYYSEGMSPLTIAKDALISILGFVGFVVGTYEALYELIQPSNAPIFINSTSAFV
- the SLC36A1 gene encoding proton-coupled amino acid transporter 1 isoform X4 gives rise to the protein MSTQRLRNEDYHDYSSTDVSPEESPSEGLNNFSSPGSYQRFGESNSTTWFQTLIHLLKGNLGTGLLGLPLAVKNAGILMGPLSLLVIGIVAVHCMSILVRCAHHFCRRLNKPFVDYGDTVMYGLESSPSSWLRNHAHWGRHIVDFFLIVTQLGFCCVYFVFLADNFKQVIEAANGTTNNCHNNETVILTPTMDSRLYMLSFLPFLVLLVFVRNLRALSIFSLLANITMLVSLVMLYQFIVQNIPDPSRLPLVASWKTYPLFFGTAIFAFEGIGMVLPLENKMKDPQKFPLILYMGMTIITALYISLGCLGYLQFGANIQGSITLNLPNCWLYQSVKLLYSIGIFFTYALQFYVPAEIIIPFFVSRVPEHWELVVDLFVRTVLVCLT
- the SLC36A1 gene encoding proton-coupled amino acid transporter 1 isoform X3; protein product: MSTQRLRNEDYHDYSSTDVSPEESPSEGLNNFSSPGSYQRFGESNSTTWFQTLIHLLKGNLGTGLLGLPLAVKNAGILMGPLSLLVIGIVAVHCMSILVRCAHHFCRRLNKPFVDYGDTVMYGLESSPSSWLRNHAHWGRHIVDFFLIVTQLGFCCVYFVFLADNFKQVIEAANGTTNNCHNNETVILTPTMDSRLYMLSFLPFLVLLVFVRNLRALSIFSLLANITMLVSLVMLYQFIVQNIPDPSRLPLVASWKTYPLFFGTAIFAFEGIGMVLPLENKMKDPQKFPLILYMGMTIITALYISLGCLGYLQFGANIQGSITLNLPNCWLYQSVKLLYSIGIFFTYALQFYVPAEIIIPFFVSRVPEHWELVVDLFVRTVLVCLTCHQKP
- the SLC36A1 gene encoding proton-coupled amino acid transporter 1 isoform X2 — encoded protein: MSTQRLRNEDYHDYSSTDVSPEESPSEGLNNFSSPGSYQRFGESNSTTWFQTLIHLLKGNLGTGLLGLPLAVKNAGILMGPLSLLVIGIVAVHCMSILVRCAHHFCRRLNKPFVDYGDTVMYGLESSPSSWLRNHAHWGRHIVDFFLIVTQLGFCCVYFVFLADNFKQVIEAANGTTNNCHNNETVILTPTMDSRLYMLSFLPFLVLLVFVRNLRALSIFSLLANITMLVSLVMLYQFIVQNIPDPSRLPLVASWKTYPLFFGTAIFAFEGIGMVLPLENKMKDPQKFPLILYMGMTIITALYISLGCLGYLQFGANIQGSITLNLPNCWLYQSVKLLYSIGIFFTYALQFYVPAEIIIPFFVSRVPEHWELVVDLFVRTVLVCLTCWGHLRRLLG